In one Sulfitobacter sp. LCG007 genomic region, the following are encoded:
- the cobW gene encoding cobalamin biosynthesis protein CobW, whose protein sequence is MTDLVKLPVTVITGFLGSGKTTLVRHLMQNPQGRRLAVIVNEFGDVGVDGEILRGCAIPDCPEENIVELANGCICCTVADDFVPTIEALMALDPRPEHILIETSGLALPKPLLKAFDWPSIRSRITVDGVIALADAEAVAAGRFAPDVAAVDAQRRADDSLDHETPLSEVFEDQIACADVVLLTKPDLAGPDGVARAREIIAAEAPRPLPVIEVAEGAVDPRIVLGLGAAAENDLDARPSHHDGAEDHDHEDFESMVVDLPAFQSPEDLVSRIELLARQRNILRVKGYAVIEGKPMRLLVQAVGARVRWQFDRPWASDETRAGRLVVIAEHDDVDPRAIREALEPAPQAAE, encoded by the coding sequence ATGACTGATCTCGTAAAGCTGCCCGTCACCGTCATCACCGGTTTTCTCGGCTCGGGTAAAACGACGCTCGTGCGTCACCTGATGCAGAACCCCCAGGGCCGGCGCCTCGCCGTGATCGTCAACGAATTCGGGGACGTCGGCGTGGACGGCGAAATCCTCAGGGGCTGCGCGATCCCCGACTGCCCCGAGGAGAACATCGTCGAGCTGGCAAACGGGTGCATCTGCTGCACGGTGGCCGACGACTTCGTGCCGACCATCGAGGCACTCATGGCGCTCGATCCCCGTCCGGAACATATCCTGATCGAGACGTCGGGCCTCGCGCTGCCCAAGCCGCTGCTGAAGGCGTTCGACTGGCCCTCCATCCGCTCGCGCATCACCGTCGACGGCGTGATCGCTCTTGCCGATGCCGAGGCGGTCGCCGCCGGGCGGTTCGCGCCCGATGTCGCCGCCGTCGATGCGCAACGGCGCGCGGATGACTCGCTGGACCACGAGACGCCGCTCTCGGAAGTCTTCGAGGACCAGATCGCCTGCGCCGATGTCGTGCTGCTGACCAAGCCCGATCTCGCCGGCCCGGACGGCGTCGCCCGCGCGCGCGAGATCATCGCGGCGGAGGCACCGCGCCCGCTGCCCGTGATCGAGGTGGCCGAAGGCGCGGTGGATCCGCGCATCGTGCTCGGCCTCGGCGCGGCCGCGGAGAACGATCTGGATGCGCGCCCCAGCCACCACGACGGGGCGGAAGACCACGACCACGAGGACTTCGAGAGCATGGTGGTCGATCTGCCCGCCTTTCAGAGCCCCGAGGATCTCGTGTCGCGGATCGAACTGCTTGCGCGGCAACGCAACATCCTTCGGGTCAAGGGCTATGCCGTGATCGAGGGCAAGCCCATGCGCTTGCTGGTGCAGGCGGTCGGCGCGCGGGTCCGCTGGCAGTTCGACCGGCCCTGGGCATCCGATGAGACACGCGCAGGCAGGCTCGTGGTGATCGCCGAACATGACGATGTCGACCCTCGGGCGATCCGCGAAGCGCTCGAGCCTGCGCCGCAGGCCGCCGAGTAG
- a CDS encoding DUF1636 family protein, whose amino-acid sequence MRDASVDPCPGDLDDAGPRPAELLVCVTCRRGLAVPDGGVRPGARLFEGLCTADLPAGLTVTAAECLQNCEGGCTVALRGKGRWTYVFGNIHETDDLDMLLDGAARYQRTGDGLIPWRERPVHFRKNCVARIPPLEQEHD is encoded by the coding sequence ATGAGAGACGCGAGCGTCGACCCCTGCCCCGGCGATCTCGACGACGCCGGCCCCCGCCCCGCCGAATTGCTGGTCTGCGTGACCTGCCGGCGCGGCCTCGCGGTGCCCGACGGCGGCGTGCGGCCGGGTGCGAGGCTGTTCGAAGGGCTTTGCACGGCAGATCTGCCCGCCGGGCTGACGGTAACGGCCGCGGAATGCCTCCAGAATTGCGAGGGCGGCTGTACGGTCGCGCTGCGCGGAAAGGGGCGCTGGACCTACGTCTTCGGCAACATCCACGAAACCGACGATCTGGATATGCTCCTCGACGGCGCGGCACGCTATCAACGCACCGGCGACGGCCTCATCCCATGGCGCGAGCGCCCCGTCCATTTCCGCAAGAACTGCGTCGCCAGAATTCCCCCACTGGAGCAAGAACATGACTGA